In Acidobacteriota bacterium, the following proteins share a genomic window:
- the thiL gene encoding thiamine-phosphate kinase, which translates to MSTPSSVAATGEHALIDLIRTRVPPAPSWVALGIGDDAAVVEPEPRSLDVFTTDALVDGVHFDRAFTPPDAIGHRALAVNLSDLAAMGARPRVALLSLILPDDLPLSDLTAIVDGLLAAAARHKVALVGGNITRTPGPLCIDVTAVGSVHRRKFLTRSGARPGDEVWVSGQVGSAAAGLESLGSGPRTAGAMTACEEAYLRPEPRIRLGLLLAANRAASACVDLSDGLADGLHQIASASKAGIVVDAQALPVSTEARAWFVARSADPVMAALCGGDDYELLFTVGPRQRSRLRSVRQALGDLPLTRIGTVTASRTVRLKTAGGACQVPAGYEHFR; encoded by the coding sequence TTGAGTACGCCAAGTAGCGTCGCGGCGACCGGCGAGCATGCCCTGATCGATCTGATCCGGACGCGCGTGCCTCCGGCGCCGTCGTGGGTCGCGCTGGGCATTGGCGATGATGCGGCAGTGGTCGAACCGGAGCCGCGTTCGCTGGACGTGTTCACCACCGACGCCCTGGTCGACGGCGTCCACTTCGATCGGGCGTTCACGCCGCCAGACGCCATCGGCCATCGGGCGCTGGCCGTTAACCTCAGCGACCTGGCCGCCATGGGGGCCCGCCCGCGCGTGGCGCTGCTCTCCCTGATTCTCCCGGACGATCTCCCGCTGTCGGATCTGACGGCCATTGTCGACGGCCTCCTGGCGGCGGCCGCCCGCCACAAGGTGGCCCTGGTCGGCGGCAACATCACCCGGACACCGGGGCCCCTCTGCATCGATGTCACCGCCGTCGGATCCGTCCACCGGAGGAAGTTCCTGACGCGATCTGGCGCGCGCCCTGGAGACGAGGTGTGGGTCAGCGGCCAGGTGGGCTCAGCGGCCGCCGGGCTCGAGTCGCTTGGTTCCGGCCCCCGAACCGCCGGCGCAATGACCGCGTGCGAAGAGGCCTATCTTCGGCCCGAACCACGGATCCGGCTCGGTCTCCTGCTCGCCGCCAACCGCGCCGCGTCGGCATGCGTCGATCTGAGTGACGGACTGGCCGATGGCCTCCACCAGATCGCGTCCGCCTCGAAGGCGGGCATCGTCGTGGATGCTCAGGCGCTGCCAGTATCGACGGAGGCCCGCGCATGGTTTGTCGCGCGATCGGCCGATCCCGTCATGGCGGCACTGTGCGGCGGCGACGACTACGAATTGCTCTTCACCGTCGGCCCCCGGCAGCGTTCGAGGCTTCGGTCGGTGCGGCAGGCGCTCGGCGATCTGCCGTTGACGCGGATAGGTACCGTGACGGCGTCCCGAACGGTCCGCCTGAAGACGGCCGGCGGAGCATGCCAGGTGCCCGCCGGGTACGAGCACTTCAGATGA
- a CDS encoding DUF2062 domain-containing protein codes for MIHVTRALLRKWVEALLHIHDSPRRTAAAFAVGVFWGFSPFLGVHTILGLACAFLFGLNRVAVVVGVYVNLPWFLAPYYTVATLAGARVLGVRLPLDFASRLEHLVSNAMFNQPFWTGLLELMRPLLWPYHLGSLAGAVLLAGLAYLLALPAIVAGRKHLHLRAHSVTPPESH; via the coding sequence ATGATTCACGTCACGCGCGCCCTGCTTCGCAAGTGGGTCGAGGCGCTGCTGCACATCCACGACTCGCCGCGGCGGACGGCGGCGGCCTTTGCGGTCGGCGTGTTCTGGGGCTTCTCTCCGTTCCTGGGCGTGCACACCATCCTCGGTCTTGCCTGCGCGTTTCTGTTCGGGCTGAACCGCGTGGCGGTGGTCGTGGGCGTGTACGTCAATCTGCCCTGGTTCCTGGCGCCGTACTACACCGTGGCGACCCTGGCCGGGGCCAGGGTGCTGGGTGTGCGTCTGCCGCTCGACTTCGCGTCGCGGCTGGAGCACCTGGTGTCGAACGCGATGTTCAACCAGCCGTTCTGGACGGGGTTACTGGAGTTGATGCGCCCGCTGCTGTGGCCGTACCATCTCGGGTCGCTTGCCGGCGCTGTGCTGCTGGCCGGTCTGGCGTACCTGCTGGCGCTGCCGGCGATTGTCGCCGGCCGGAAGCACCTCCATCTGAGGGCGCATAGCGTGACGCCGCCGGAGTCGCACTGA
- a CDS encoding 3D domain-containing protein: MISRSIWQKLVVTALAALSFVALYEVTIFDSRYAARQAVLRESTALPAPGARLLFSATAYCQGALTASGVWPRTGVAAADSALLPVGSVIQILAEPPYSGIYTIMDTGPMIQGRHIDIYMWSCIEAQRFGRRSVEVTVIRLGWNPRDSTIDLLPSHPLPLRELERLK; encoded by the coding sequence ATGATCTCGCGATCGATCTGGCAGAAGCTCGTCGTCACCGCGCTGGCCGCGCTCTCATTCGTCGCGTTGTACGAGGTGACGATTTTCGATTCCCGCTATGCCGCCAGGCAGGCGGTGCTTCGTGAATCGACGGCCCTGCCTGCGCCGGGCGCGAGGCTGCTGTTCAGCGCCACGGCCTACTGCCAGGGCGCTCTGACAGCCTCCGGCGTGTGGCCGCGCACCGGAGTCGCCGCCGCCGATTCCGCGCTGCTGCCGGTCGGCTCGGTCATCCAGATACTGGCGGAGCCGCCCTACTCGGGCATCTACACGATCATGGACACCGGTCCGATGATCCAGGGACGGCACATCGATATCTACATGTGGAGTTGTATCGAAGCGCAACGCTTCGGCCGCCGGTCGGTCGAAGTCACGGTCATCCGGCTCGGCTGGAACCCGCGCGACAGCACGATCGATCTGCTGCCGTCACACCCGCTCCCGCTCCGCGAACTCGAACGCCTCAAGTAG
- a CDS encoding Rne/Rng family ribonuclease, with protein sequence MIITSNGHQTLVAILEDDQVMEVSVERERQRGVVGNIYKGRVSKVLPGMQSAFVDIGLERDGFLYVSDVVDTMEAFERLGVDDEDADEGGARVEGVGDPGKGRERGETPKIETLLKQGQEILVQIVKEPLGTKGARLTSHATMAGRFLVFMPTVDHIGVSRKIDSRDERSRLRGIVKQFREKEGFSGGVIIRTAAAGRPQEDLTNDLVYFQRVWGEIRQRVDSSRCPAVVYREEGLVSKLVRDLLTDEYSAIRVDDPAEFQNVKEQVERFMPALAGRVKHYTKDFPIFEEYGVQSEIDKALRSKVWLKSGGYIVINQTEALVAIDVNTGRFVGKRNDRLEDTIVKTNVEAVKEIVRQVRLRDLGGIIVLDFIDMEERKNRQKVAQALDQELRRDRSPSKAVQVSDFGLIIITRKRVKQSLERVMTDPCPYCSGTGMIKSAATICYEILDEVRKVGGELDGPGLVLRVNPEIAKALREEEASVLRELQATLGKTVSIKPDLNLHHEQFDVMAM encoded by the coding sequence ATGATTATCACCTCGAACGGCCATCAGACGCTGGTGGCGATCCTCGAGGACGACCAGGTCATGGAAGTGTCGGTCGAGCGCGAACGCCAGCGCGGTGTGGTCGGCAACATCTACAAGGGCCGCGTCTCGAAGGTGCTGCCCGGGATGCAGTCGGCATTCGTGGACATCGGTCTCGAACGCGACGGCTTCCTGTACGTGTCGGACGTGGTCGACACCATGGAGGCGTTCGAGCGCCTCGGCGTCGACGACGAAGACGCCGACGAGGGAGGCGCACGCGTCGAAGGCGTTGGCGACCCGGGAAAGGGCCGCGAGCGCGGTGAGACGCCGAAGATCGAGACCCTGCTCAAGCAAGGGCAGGAGATTCTGGTGCAGATCGTCAAGGAGCCGCTGGGGACCAAGGGGGCGCGGCTCACCTCGCATGCGACGATGGCCGGACGGTTCCTCGTATTCATGCCGACGGTCGACCATATCGGCGTCTCGCGCAAGATCGATTCGCGCGACGAGCGATCGCGCCTGCGGGGCATCGTCAAGCAGTTCCGCGAAAAGGAAGGATTCAGCGGCGGCGTGATCATCCGCACGGCGGCCGCCGGCCGCCCGCAGGAGGATCTGACCAACGACCTGGTGTACTTTCAGCGCGTCTGGGGCGAGATCCGCCAGCGCGTCGACTCGTCTCGTTGCCCGGCGGTGGTGTACCGGGAGGAGGGGCTGGTGTCGAAACTGGTCCGCGACCTGCTGACCGACGAGTACTCCGCCATCAGGGTTGACGACCCCGCCGAGTTCCAGAACGTCAAGGAACAGGTGGAGCGCTTCATGCCGGCGCTGGCGGGCCGGGTCAAGCACTACACGAAGGACTTCCCGATCTTCGAGGAGTACGGCGTCCAGTCCGAAATCGACAAGGCGCTGCGCAGCAAGGTCTGGCTGAAGTCAGGCGGCTACATCGTCATCAACCAGACCGAGGCGCTCGTCGCGATTGACGTCAACACGGGCCGGTTCGTGGGCAAGCGCAACGATCGGCTCGAGGACACGATCGTCAAGACCAACGTGGAGGCGGTGAAGGAGATTGTCCGGCAGGTGCGCCTGCGCGATCTGGGCGGCATCATCGTGCTCGACTTCATCGACATGGAAGAGCGGAAGAACCGGCAGAAGGTGGCGCAGGCGCTCGACCAGGAGTTGCGGCGCGATCGGTCGCCATCGAAGGCCGTGCAGGTGTCTGATTTCGGGTTGATCATCATCACGCGCAAACGCGTCAAGCAGAGCCTTGAGCGCGTGATGACCGATCCGTGTCCGTATTGTTCGGGCACCGGCATGATCAAATCGGCCGCGACGATCTGTTACGAGATTCTCGACGAGGTGCGCAAGGTCGGCGGCGAACTGGACGGCCCGGGCCTGGTGCTGCGGGTCAATCCGGAGATCGCCAAGGCGCTCCGCGAGGAGGAAGCCTCCGTGCTGCGCGAACTGCAGGCGACGCTCGGCAAGACCGTTTCGATCAAGCCCGACCTCAACCTGCACCACGAGCAGTTCGACGTGATGGCGATGTAG
- the rodA gene encoding rod shape-determining protein RodA: MFNRRLYRYLDWPLVAAVYALCVIGVLMIYSTTGDATRAATARLFLVQIYAILIGTAAFVICLSVDYRSLADRAHVLYMLALGTLLYVLVFGVARGGGRRWIVLPLFNLQPSEFVKLALALLLARLFASNVQKNPTTANLVIGGLLTGVPLLLIMIQPDLGTALTLVPVLIGIAYVGGMRLRVAGVLLALTIVAAPAVWTYALKDYQKARVVTFLDPWRDPRGKGYQQIQAQITVGAGGLWGQGFRKGTQGQLNFLPVAHNDFIFSVLAEEHGFVGVLSVLGLYLFIVVRSLDTARHAKDRLGTYLVVGVLSSFTFQVLYNISMSAGLAIVKGIPLPLMSYGGSSMIATLAGFGLVLNVRMRRFTN; this comes from the coding sequence ATGTTCAATCGGCGTCTCTACCGGTATCTGGACTGGCCGCTCGTGGCGGCCGTGTACGCGCTTTGCGTGATCGGCGTGCTGATGATCTACAGCACGACCGGCGACGCGACGCGCGCCGCCACGGCGCGCCTGTTTCTCGTCCAGATCTACGCCATCCTGATCGGGACGGCCGCCTTTGTCATCTGCCTGAGCGTCGATTATCGGTCACTGGCCGATCGCGCGCATGTCCTCTACATGCTCGCGCTGGGAACGCTGCTGTACGTGCTCGTGTTTGGTGTCGCGCGCGGCGGCGGCCGCCGCTGGATTGTGCTTCCGCTGTTCAATCTCCAGCCGTCCGAGTTCGTGAAGCTGGCGCTGGCGCTTCTGCTGGCCCGGCTGTTCGCGTCCAACGTGCAGAAGAACCCGACCACCGCCAATCTGGTGATCGGAGGACTGCTGACGGGCGTGCCGCTGCTGCTCATCATGATTCAGCCGGATCTCGGCACGGCGCTGACTCTGGTGCCCGTGCTGATCGGGATCGCGTACGTCGGCGGCATGAGGCTGCGTGTGGCAGGCGTCCTGCTGGCCCTGACCATTGTCGCCGCGCCCGCCGTCTGGACCTACGCGCTCAAGGACTATCAAAAGGCGCGGGTGGTGACGTTTCTCGACCCGTGGCGCGATCCCCGCGGGAAGGGCTATCAGCAGATCCAGGCGCAGATTACGGTTGGCGCCGGAGGATTGTGGGGCCAGGGCTTCCGGAAAGGCACGCAGGGACAGCTCAACTTCTTGCCCGTCGCTCACAACGACTTCATCTTCTCGGTGCTGGCGGAGGAACACGGTTTTGTCGGCGTGCTGTCGGTCCTCGGCCTGTACCTGTTCATCGTCGTGCGTTCGCTCGACACGGCCAGGCACGCCAAGGATCGCCTGGGCACCTATCTGGTGGTCGGTGTGCTGTCGAGTTTCACATTCCAGGTGCTCTACAACATTTCGATGTCGGCTGGATTGGCGATCGTCAAGGGAATCCCGCTGCCGCTCATGAGCTACGGCGGCTCGTCCATGATCGCGACGCTCGCCGGCTTCGGACTCGTCCTCAATGTGAGGATGCGGAGGTTTACCAACTAG
- the mrdA gene encoding penicillin-binding protein 2, whose amino-acid sequence MLTGTADGRRRTAVRLTVFSVVVSVCFAALGISFWYIQVLHNQMYREMAEANTERRLPLRAPRGILFDRKLRVLVENRDAYVISILREHSGNLDRTMRLLADATGVPESQVRETVARHMSTPRYQPIVVIEDASLAQVSAVLARRLDFELPGVFVQRVPTRRYPSGGLGAHLLGYVSEISEAQMASDRLQSGSMVGQSGIEKAYNKLLMGTDGERRVMVNNVGREITALAELPATEGHRIQLTIDYDLQQAAEDAFRVSGYSGAAVVLDPRNGEILALTSVPSYDPNLFAAGIDPATWKRLSTDQLRPLQNRAIQGRYSPGSTFKVVVATAALEEGIITPDFKVTCLGGATFFNRFFQCNSKGGHGTLDLRHAIERSCNVYFYTIGNMVGIDKIHKWAEILGLSGKTGIDLPNEAESLVPSSAWKKANTGQRWYSGETISVAIGQGQVSVTPLALALTYATVANGGARFTPRLVRAVNDGSGWKTPADVNAGVIPRLKPETVAVLHDALSLVVNGAGTGGGARLIGYEVAGKTGTAQVISLQGAKQAAGRTDVDLRDHGWFAFFAPKDNPEVAGVVFAEHALHGANAAPLVRHIIETYFASKEGRPLPVLAPPPPPAVKAAAAPAAGQDRPH is encoded by the coding sequence ATGCTGACTGGAACGGCCGACGGCCGGCGTCGAACGGCGGTGCGCCTCACCGTGTTCTCGGTGGTGGTCAGCGTGTGCTTCGCCGCGCTGGGCATCAGCTTCTGGTACATCCAGGTGCTGCACAACCAGATGTACCGCGAGATGGCCGAAGCCAATACGGAGCGGCGCCTGCCGCTGCGCGCCCCGCGCGGGATCCTGTTCGATCGGAAGCTGCGCGTGCTGGTCGAGAACCGCGACGCGTACGTGATCTCGATTCTCCGCGAGCACAGCGGGAATCTCGACCGGACGATGCGGCTGCTGGCCGATGCCACCGGAGTGCCCGAGTCGCAGGTGCGCGAGACGGTCGCGCGGCACATGAGCACGCCGCGCTATCAGCCCATTGTCGTGATCGAAGATGCCTCGCTCGCTCAGGTGTCGGCCGTGCTGGCGCGGCGGCTGGACTTCGAGTTGCCAGGAGTGTTCGTCCAGCGTGTGCCGACCAGGCGGTACCCGTCGGGAGGGTTGGGCGCCCACCTGCTGGGGTACGTGAGCGAGATCAGCGAAGCGCAAATGGCGTCGGATAGACTGCAGAGCGGCTCGATGGTGGGGCAGTCCGGTATCGAGAAGGCCTACAACAAGCTGCTGATGGGAACCGATGGCGAGCGGCGGGTGATGGTGAATAACGTGGGGCGCGAGATCACGGCGCTGGCCGAATTGCCTGCCACTGAGGGACACCGGATCCAGCTGACCATCGACTACGATCTGCAGCAGGCGGCAGAGGACGCCTTCCGCGTGTCCGGGTACTCGGGCGCGGCGGTGGTGCTTGATCCGCGGAACGGGGAGATTCTGGCCCTGACCAGCGTGCCGTCCTACGATCCGAACCTCTTTGCGGCCGGGATCGATCCAGCCACGTGGAAGCGGCTCAGCACCGATCAGCTCCGGCCGCTGCAGAATCGCGCTATTCAGGGACGCTACTCGCCGGGGTCGACCTTCAAGGTGGTCGTGGCGACGGCGGCGCTCGAGGAAGGCATCATCACGCCGGATTTCAAGGTGACGTGCCTCGGCGGTGCGACGTTCTTCAACCGGTTCTTCCAGTGCAACTCGAAGGGCGGGCACGGCACACTCGATCTGCGCCACGCCATCGAGCGGTCGTGCAACGTCTACTTCTACACTATCGGCAACATGGTGGGCATCGACAAGATTCACAAGTGGGCGGAGATTCTGGGCCTGTCCGGCAAGACGGGGATCGACCTGCCGAACGAAGCCGAGAGCCTCGTTCCGTCGAGCGCATGGAAGAAGGCGAACACCGGCCAGCGCTGGTATTCCGGGGAGACGATTTCGGTGGCCATCGGACAGGGCCAGGTGTCGGTGACGCCGCTAGCCCTGGCCTTGACGTACGCCACGGTGGCGAACGGCGGCGCCAGATTCACGCCGCGGCTGGTGCGCGCCGTCAATGACGGCTCCGGATGGAAGACGCCAGCCGACGTGAACGCCGGCGTCATCCCGAGATTGAAGCCGGAGACCGTAGCGGTGCTGCACGACGCGTTGTCACTGGTGGTCAACGGGGCCGGGACGGGGGGAGGCGCGCGCCTGATTGGCTACGAGGTGGCCGGCAAGACTGGCACCGCGCAGGTGATTTCGCTGCAGGGCGCCAAACAGGCCGCAGGCCGCACCGACGTGGATCTGCGCGACCACGGATGGTTCGCGTTCTTCGCGCCCAAAGACAACCCTGAGGTGGCGGGCGTCGTCTTTGCCGAGCACGCGCTGCACGGGGCGAACGCGGCCCCCCTGGTGCGGCACATCATCGAAACGTACTTCGCGAGCAAGGAGGGGCGGCCGCTGCCGGTGCTGGCTCCCCCGCCACCACCCGCGGTCAAGGCTGCGGCAGCCCCTGCCGCCGGGCAGGACCGCCCGCACTAG
- the mreD gene encoding rod shape-determining protein MreD: MKAVRTIVAVALALILQSLLARMAGSTRLPIDLVLVVVVTIAMLYGRVAGLLGGTLAGLAQDALVGGVMGVGGMASSLAGFLAGYIGTQFIVTQTIPRFLLFVGATAVHGAVFMGLYQLLGLRGFDRPFLDLTVRALANAAAGIVLFGLVETLPGLPERWRIRREHQRKVRFH, translated from the coding sequence ATGAAGGCGGTACGGACCATCGTGGCCGTGGCGCTCGCCCTGATTCTGCAGAGCCTGCTGGCCCGAATGGCCGGATCGACCCGGCTGCCGATCGATCTCGTGCTCGTCGTCGTGGTCACAATCGCCATGTTGTATGGCCGGGTGGCGGGTTTGCTCGGCGGCACGCTGGCCGGGCTGGCGCAGGACGCGCTGGTTGGCGGCGTGATGGGGGTTGGCGGAATGGCATCGAGCCTGGCGGGATTCCTGGCCGGTTACATCGGAACGCAGTTCATTGTGACCCAGACGATCCCGCGCTTCCTGCTCTTCGTTGGTGCGACCGCCGTGCATGGCGCCGTGTTCATGGGGCTCTACCAATTGCTTGGCCTGCGCGGGTTCGATCGGCCATTCCTCGACTTGACGGTGCGGGCCCTGGCCAACGCCGCCGCGGGCATTGTGCTTTTCGGTCTGGTGGAGACCCTGCCGGGCCTGCCCGAACGCTGGCGGATTCGACGGGAGCATCAACGGAAGGTGCGGTTTCACTGA
- a CDS encoding rod shape-determining protein MreC, producing the protein MALPDTRHRVRYLFVAVMVGHILLISTQVSSRPGVSLLQAVLTSGLTEAQRALWAVVGAGHGVWNNYVALRGAREENQRLNREAADLRVQLQQERVASEAVERLRALLDLRARVAWTTTGADVIGGSVSPEFRSIVIDRGRAAGILPGMAVLTPAGLVGRVVWSSTHAATVQFIVDKSAAAAVIVEPSRAQGVVLGNGDGTLRLDYLAASATVQPGDRVVTAGVDGIYQKGIVVGYVQRVSPVVIVQPAVDFTRLESVLIVVSPAPQPAPERPPADPQDKR; encoded by the coding sequence ATGGCCCTTCCCGACACCCGCCACCGCGTCCGCTACCTGTTTGTAGCGGTCATGGTGGGTCACATCCTGCTCATCTCGACGCAGGTCAGTTCGCGCCCCGGTGTGTCGCTGCTGCAGGCGGTGCTGACGTCCGGGCTGACAGAAGCGCAGCGCGCCCTCTGGGCCGTCGTCGGCGCCGGGCACGGCGTCTGGAACAATTACGTGGCGCTGCGGGGTGCCCGGGAGGAGAACCAGCGGCTCAACCGTGAGGCCGCCGACCTGCGCGTGCAACTGCAGCAGGAACGCGTCGCGTCGGAAGCGGTGGAGCGCCTGCGGGCGCTGCTGGATCTGCGTGCGCGCGTCGCGTGGACGACGACCGGGGCCGATGTGATCGGCGGAAGCGTGTCGCCAGAGTTTCGGTCGATCGTCATCGACCGGGGCCGCGCCGCCGGGATCCTCCCCGGCATGGCGGTGTTGACACCGGCGGGGCTGGTCGGACGCGTCGTCTGGTCCAGCACGCACGCGGCGACGGTCCAGTTCATCGTGGACAAGAGTGCGGCGGCAGCCGTGATCGTGGAACCGTCGCGGGCGCAGGGCGTCGTGCTCGGAAACGGCGACGGCACGCTGCGGCTCGATTATCTGGCCGCGTCGGCCACCGTACAGCCGGGCGATCGGGTCGTGACGGCCGGTGTCGACGGTATCTATCAGAAGGGGATCGTCGTCGGATACGTCCAGAGAGTCAGCCCGGTGGTGATTGTGCAGCCGGCGGTGGATTTCACGCGCCTCGAATCCGTGCTGATCGTGGTCTCCCCGGCGCCCCAACCCGCGCCAGAGCGTCCACCGGCAGACCCGCAGGATAAGCGATGA
- a CDS encoding rod shape-determining protein produces the protein MFSSDLAIDLGTANTCVYARGRGIVLNEPSIVAINKVTGKVEAVGREAKEMLGRTPGNIVAIKPMKDGVIADFEVTEKMLTYFIKKAHNGAMWVRPRIVIGVPSEITQVEKRAVKDSAYRAKASEVHLIEEAMAAAIGAGMPITEPTGNMIVDVGGGTTDIAVISLAGIVYSKAVRVAGNEMDEAIIQFIKRNYNLLIGERTAEQIKIEIGSAFPLDERLTMEIKGRHLIEGVPKTITISDEEVREALAETVNVIIDAVRVALERTPPELSADIVDRGVVLTGGGAMLKNLDKRLREETGLPVAMAEDPLASVVLGAGKMLSDFNLLRKISID, from the coding sequence TTGTTCTCGAGCGACCTGGCGATCGACCTGGGCACCGCCAATACGTGCGTCTACGCCCGCGGCCGCGGGATCGTATTGAACGAGCCCTCGATTGTGGCCATCAACAAGGTCACCGGCAAGGTTGAAGCGGTCGGCCGCGAGGCCAAGGAAATGCTGGGCCGCACGCCCGGCAACATCGTGGCGATCAAGCCGATGAAGGACGGCGTAATCGCCGACTTCGAAGTGACCGAGAAGATGCTGACCTACTTCATCAAGAAGGCGCACAACGGCGCCATGTGGGTTAGGCCCCGGATTGTCATCGGCGTGCCGTCCGAGATCACGCAGGTGGAGAAACGCGCCGTCAAGGACAGCGCCTACCGCGCGAAGGCCAGCGAAGTGCACCTGATCGAGGAAGCGATGGCGGCGGCCATCGGCGCGGGCATGCCCATCACCGAACCGACCGGCAACATGATCGTCGATGTCGGCGGCGGCACCACTGACATCGCCGTCATCTCGCTGGCGGGCATCGTCTACAGTAAGGCTGTGCGCGTGGCCGGCAACGAGATGGACGAGGCCATCATTCAGTTCATCAAGCGGAACTATAACCTGCTCATCGGGGAGCGGACGGCCGAGCAGATCAAGATCGAGATCGGATCGGCCTTCCCCCTTGACGAGCGTTTGACGATGGAGATCAAGGGCCGGCACCTGATCGAGGGCGTGCCGAAGACCATCACCATCAGCGACGAAGAGGTGCGCGAGGCGCTGGCCGAGACGGTCAATGTGATCATCGACGCCGTGCGCGTGGCGCTGGAGCGGACTCCGCCCGAACTCTCGGCCGACATCGTCGATCGTGGTGTCGTGCTGACCGGGGGCGGAGCCATGCTCAAGAACCTCGACAAGCGTCTTCGTGAGGAGACGGGGCTGCCGGTGGCGATGGCAGAGGATCCGCTGGCGTCGGTCGTGCTGGGCGCCGGCAAGATGCTCTCGGACTTCAACCTGCTGCGCAAGATTTCCATCGACTGA
- a CDS encoding sensor domain-containing diguanylate cyclase, translating to MKTVRKAGAPASDPSSRLWGAQRDLRVRLQRRETLTEVVRASQGETRPAMVAQALVDRVSRWMPVPVWGVVFNEGPGSTPVVLAWTDADDGAQAAFRTVGAWITHHGKEFLTRDLASDPRLNQPMAATVVGFPLMVRGGTAGALVGLDRTTSRLLPRFGAGVLPLLQQVLEPVAVAIDQAQRIQRVEALSVTDDLTGLYNSRYLKEALNRETKRAVRYGRALSVLFIDLDGFKSVNDRHGHLLGSQALIEAALVIRGCARESDVVARYGGDEFVVVLPETASPGAMVVARRVGERLALHPFLAASQLNLRLTASVGVSTLPGDATSPEELLHGADLAMYRVKEDGKNGIGLASDNQSGRKE from the coding sequence GTGAAGACCGTGAGAAAAGCGGGCGCCCCGGCGTCCGATCCGTCGAGTCGGCTGTGGGGGGCGCAGCGCGATCTGCGTGTCCGCCTGCAACGGCGCGAGACGCTGACCGAGGTGGTGCGCGCCTCACAGGGCGAAACTCGGCCCGCGATGGTGGCGCAAGCGCTTGTCGATCGGGTCAGCCGCTGGATGCCCGTGCCGGTCTGGGGGGTGGTGTTCAACGAGGGACCCGGGTCGACGCCCGTCGTGCTGGCCTGGACCGATGCCGACGACGGTGCGCAGGCGGCGTTCCGGACGGTGGGCGCGTGGATCACCCACCACGGCAAGGAGTTCCTCACTCGCGATCTGGCTTCCGATCCGCGTCTGAATCAGCCGATGGCGGCCACCGTCGTGGGGTTTCCGCTGATGGTGCGAGGCGGAACCGCTGGCGCCCTGGTGGGCCTCGATCGGACGACCAGCCGGCTGCTTCCACGATTCGGGGCTGGGGTCCTGCCGCTGCTGCAGCAGGTCCTCGAGCCGGTTGCGGTCGCCATCGACCAGGCGCAGCGGATTCAGCGGGTCGAAGCGCTGTCGGTGACCGACGACCTGACGGGGTTGTACAACTCGCGGTACCTCAAGGAGGCCTTGAACCGCGAGACGAAGCGGGCGGTTCGCTACGGGCGCGCCCTGTCGGTGCTGTTCATCGATCTGGACGGCTTCAAGTCGGTGAACGACCGGCACGGTCATCTGCTCGGGAGCCAGGCGCTGATCGAGGCGGCCCTGGTGATCCGCGGGTGCGCGCGCGAGAGCGATGTGGTCGCTCGCTATGGCGGTGACGAATTCGTCGTGGTGCTGCCCGAGACCGCGAGTCCGGGCGCCATGGTGGTCGCCCGGCGCGTGGGCGAACGTCTGGCCTTGCACCCGTTTCTGGCGGCGTCCCAGCTGAATCTGCGGCTGACGGCGTCGGTTGGCGTGTCGACACTACCGGGCGACGCGACGTCGCCCGAAGAACTGCTCCACGGCGCGGATCTTGCTATGTACCGCGTCAAGGAAGACGGCAAGAACGGTATCGGCCTGGCCTCGGACAATCAGTCGGGCCGCAAGGAGTAA